The DNA sequence CGTGCCGGTCTCGGTGCCCGAGCGCCACTACTTTGAGAGCCTCATCGAGCTCCTGCAGCGCTGCGAGCCCCGCGACGTGCTCGCCATGGGCCTCAAAGACAAGACCCGCGACTTAAGCCCGGTCACCTCAGCGTGGGGCGTTGCCTTCCACGAGGTGCCCGTCTATGAGACCGAGCCCAACTGCGCGGCGCTGGCCCGGGCCCTGGCCGAACTGGCGCCCGACTGGGTCACGGTGACCAGCTCCCGCGGCGCCGAAGCCCTGCGCCAGGCCCTCCCCGAGCAGCCCGCGCGCCTCCCGCGCATCGCCGCCATCGGGCCCCGCACCGCCGAGCGCCTCGCAGAACTCCAACTTCCCGCAGATCTCATCGCCCCGAGCCCCGATCGCACCCTGCTGATCGAGGCCATACTTCAGGACTCCCCATGAACCGCCGCCAACGCTTCCTCGCCGCCTGCAAAAGCCAGCCCGTTGACCGCCCCCCCATCTGGGTGATGCGTCAGGCCGGCCGACACCTGCCCGAGTACCGCGCGCTCAAAGAGAAGTACTCCTTCCATGAGCTGGTGCAGACCCCGGAGCTGGCCCTGGAGGTCACCACCCAGCCGCTGCGGCGCTACAACATGGATGCGGCGATCCTCTTTAGCGACATCCTGGTCATCCCCGAGGCCCTGGGGCAGCCCTACCACTTCCGGGAGCACGGCGGCATTGAGATGGAATACGCCCTCTCCTCCCGCGCCGACATTGAGCGCCTCTCGGTCGACGCGGTCGAAGAGAAGCTCGCCTACGTGCCGGCGGCCATCAAACTCATCCGCCAGGAACTCGGCCAGGAGCGCGCGCTGATCGGCTTTGGCGGCAGCCCCTGGACGCTGGCGACCTACATGATCGAGGGCGGCTCCTCCAAGACCTATGCCCGTGCCAAGCAGATGTTCTACGCCGAGCCCGAGCTCTTTGAAGCCCTGATGGAGAAGATCACCGCCGGGCTCATCCGCTACTTCGAGACTCAGATCGACGCCGGGGTCGACGCCCTGCAGATCTTCGACAGCTGGGGCGGCGTGCTCTCCCCCGACGCCTTCGAGCAGGCCTCCACCAAATGGATGGGGCGCATCGTGGAGGCGATCGGCGATCGCGTGCCCACCATCGTGTTCTCCAAAGGAATGCACCACCTCCTCGATCCCCTGGTGGCCACCGGCGCCGACGTGCTCGGCGTCGACTGGACCGCGCGCCTCAGCCAGGTCCGCCGCGCGCTGCCCGACAACGTGGCCGTCCAGGGCAACCTCGACCCGATCATCCTCAACACCACCCCGGAGATCGTGCGCCAGGAGGCCACCCGCATCCTCGACGATATGCGCGGCATCGACGGACACATCTTTAACCTGGGCCACGGCATCACCCCCCAGGCGCGCATCGAGTGCATG is a window from the Lujinxingia litoralis genome containing:
- a CDS encoding uroporphyrinogen-III synthase, which produces MTLATPLRILDTGLEAAGAPTGADLHHCPALRVNWLRVENARLRALLNTPHHLIFYSAHAVESVLHQGLLTPEEAREHHLIAVGPLTAQVLANAFHVPVSVPERHYFESLIELLQRCEPRDVLAMGLKDKTRDLSPVTSAWGVAFHEVPVYETEPNCAALARALAELAPDWVTVTSSRGAEALRQALPEQPARLPRIAAIGPRTAERLAELQLPADLIAPSPDRTLLIEAILQDSP
- the hemE gene encoding uroporphyrinogen decarboxylase is translated as MNRRQRFLAACKSQPVDRPPIWVMRQAGRHLPEYRALKEKYSFHELVQTPELALEVTTQPLRRYNMDAAILFSDILVIPEALGQPYHFREHGGIEMEYALSSRADIERLSVDAVEEKLAYVPAAIKLIRQELGQERALIGFGGSPWTLATYMIEGGSSKTYARAKQMFYAEPELFEALMEKITAGLIRYFETQIDAGVDALQIFDSWGGVLSPDAFEQASTKWMGRIVEAIGDRVPTIVFSKGMHHLLDPLVATGADVLGVDWTARLSQVRRALPDNVAVQGNLDPIILNTTPEIVRQEATRILDDMRGIDGHIFNLGHGITPQARIECMEALVDTVTSYGQ